The Sphingobacterium bambusae genome includes a window with the following:
- a CDS encoding SusD/RagB family nutrient-binding outer membrane lipoprotein, with product MKVFKTIYTLGIIGFAVLGLGSCSKDIFTEINTDPNRPSAVSTPYILVSAEKQLMNTLRNEELNLRGAQLYAQYFSQNIYTDQSRYVITNSYADNYWTGLYKALNNLNEIIKLNTDESTRAIAAAGTAGTNVNQIAVARILKAYAFQGLTDVFGDIPYQSYGNTDPDFQALQQDPDNLTPGYATQEKIYKDLLNELQQSADTLLKYASATTFGTADIIYKGNNANWAKFANSLRLRVANRIAKKDVSLARLHIEDAIAKGVFTSNADNAAFKYTTTSPNEAPLYRATVIANRKDFAVSHVLVEALQGKRGPFTATDPRLPKYAKPNVKGAYVGQPYGLPLAAGNLFPTDSISLPGDVINAADYAEVLQEFAEVQFIIAEYNNWDQQAYEKGVRASLEKWGVSAVDVTNYLATLPAANQERVLTQKYLALYNQGVEAWSEIRRTGFPSFLVKKDDVIWSGTRTGAAQSYRFIPEVGTSIPTRFIYPLKEQSTNRDNYQRALTNQGDDLTSTKIWWNKD from the coding sequence ATGAAAGTTTTTAAAACGATCTATACACTAGGTATTATTGGCTTTGCAGTACTAGGACTGGGGAGCTGCTCAAAAGATATTTTTACGGAAATTAATACCGATCCTAACCGGCCATCGGCCGTTTCAACACCGTATATTTTGGTGAGTGCCGAAAAACAGTTGATGAATACATTGCGCAACGAAGAGCTTAATCTGCGCGGTGCACAGCTCTATGCGCAGTATTTCAGCCAGAATATCTATACCGATCAGTCGCGCTATGTCATTACCAACAGCTATGCCGACAACTATTGGACAGGTTTGTATAAAGCGCTGAACAATCTCAACGAAATTATCAAACTGAATACGGACGAGTCTACTCGCGCCATCGCGGCAGCGGGTACGGCTGGTACAAATGTCAACCAGATAGCTGTTGCGCGTATATTGAAGGCTTATGCTTTCCAAGGTTTAACGGATGTATTTGGTGATATTCCCTATCAATCGTATGGCAATACGGATCCCGATTTTCAAGCTCTACAGCAGGACCCCGATAACTTGACGCCCGGTTATGCCACGCAGGAGAAAATCTACAAAGATCTACTGAATGAGCTGCAACAATCGGCCGATACGTTGTTGAAGTATGCTTCGGCAACGACGTTTGGGACTGCGGATATTATCTACAAGGGAAATAATGCAAATTGGGCTAAGTTTGCGAATTCCCTACGGTTACGGGTGGCCAATAGAATTGCAAAGAAGGATGTTTCCTTGGCTAGGTTACATATCGAAGATGCTATCGCGAAAGGTGTTTTTACCTCCAATGCTGATAATGCCGCATTCAAGTACACGACGACCTCGCCCAATGAGGCGCCTCTTTATCGTGCAACGGTGATTGCCAACAGAAAGGATTTTGCGGTGTCCCATGTTTTGGTGGAGGCCTTGCAGGGCAAACGTGGCCCGTTTACAGCGACAGATCCTAGGTTGCCCAAATATGCGAAGCCCAATGTTAAGGGCGCCTATGTTGGCCAGCCCTATGGCTTGCCGCTCGCTGCCGGTAATCTTTTTCCCACAGATTCGATATCGTTGCCTGGCGATGTGATCAATGCGGCGGACTATGCCGAAGTGCTTCAAGAATTTGCTGAGGTGCAATTTATTATTGCGGAGTACAATAATTGGGATCAGCAGGCTTATGAAAAAGGGGTACGTGCTTCTTTGGAGAAATGGGGCGTAAGTGCGGTGGATGTGACGAACTATTTAGCTACGCTTCCCGCAGCAAACCAAGAACGTGTACTGACTCAAAAATACTTGGCCTTGTACAATCAAGGCGTAGAAGCTTGGTCGGAAATACGGAGAACAGGCTTTCCATCATTTTTAGTGAAAAAGGATGATGTGATTTGGTCGGGTACACGTACTGGTGCCGCCCAAAGCTATCGTTTTATACCAGAAGTAGGTACATCCATTCCAACACGATTTATATATCCTTTAAAGGAACAGAGCACGAATCGGGATAACTACCAGCGTGCATTGACGAATCAAGGAGACGATTTGACTAGCACTAAAATATGGTGGAATAAAGATTGA
- a CDS encoding SusC/RagA family TonB-linked outer membrane protein, with product MKTKNYLSIAGIAIALGTGQLYAQSTLKGRVVDQNNQPIAGATVTDNQTKIQALTGGDGSFSLLVKADTPSITVKFIGFESQTINQLGDGPLTIQLAPVADEIAEVVVTALGISREKKALGYAVQEVKGVELQTRPTNALSALSGKVAGMQVTTSGGNMGGSSRVTLRGINSISGNNQPLYIVDGTPLDDRDLNSSATINGSAGKDVGNLIQDINPDDIENISVLKGPVSAALYGSRAANGVIMITTKKAKVGEQTSISLNTGLDFEQIVRLPKRQKLYGQGYSTEFQTVNISGADYKIVDYASDESWGPRLDGTNVLQWYSLNPEDASTYLQTTPWLYPKHDVNYFFRTGLANTNNLAIAGSGENTTYRLSYTNKNVRGTTPNSTLGRNSLNFSGSTQLGKLRVSSVLNYVRNESLGKPWAGASNRNIMLEAFQWGAVQVDYKLLENYKRADGTPLAWNRTGWQNTPAAEATRFIDNPYWSAYESYMEEQRDRVYGNVGLDYQATNWLNLQAKVHGDVYSFRSEDRIAMYSRSTSQYEEAGNNLNEYNYEFIATAKKQWNDFSLNALAGGNVRDMQRKVDYAVTQGGLIIPNYYNLKNASSVLIENYTYKRRIASLFGSASLGYRDMLFLDATVRNDWSSTLPSNNYSYFYPSVSGSFVFSQLDALRKLDWLSFAKVRAGVSWVGNDTDPYMLLKVYNAEQAFAGVPSYSLPAVLNNVNLKPEITNSWEAGLNMQFFRNRLGFDVTYYNNTTRDQILPVPVSSAFGYESKVLNAGRVENKGLEIVLNATPVRNENFQWNTNINWARNVNKVVKLDDLVNTLTLSNTLVNLVAREGESYGQFLGYDFVYANDGQRVVQADGTYMRTSQLVPLGSVLPKFIFGFQNSFSYKNFNLGFLIDGRVGGKFFSQTYKVGMYAGILDKTAANDVRETGVVLDGVKADVTFNPDGTYDVSNAVENDTRITAQQWARNEYNGPTTFSIFDATFVKLREVTFGYTIPLKDNKLVKNLGVSVYGRNLWNIYTESKYIDPEFTSSGGNVQGIEGGNIPVPVTYGFNVNVKF from the coding sequence ATGAAAACAAAAAACTATCTAAGTATAGCGGGGATCGCTATTGCCCTAGGTACCGGGCAGCTATATGCGCAATCCACCTTAAAAGGTCGCGTTGTCGACCAAAATAATCAACCTATAGCAGGTGCTACAGTTACGGATAATCAGACGAAAATTCAAGCTCTAACCGGTGGCGACGGTAGCTTCTCCCTGCTCGTAAAAGCAGATACGCCTTCCATCACGGTTAAGTTTATCGGGTTTGAATCCCAAACGATCAATCAACTTGGAGATGGCCCGCTTACTATTCAACTCGCACCTGTAGCAGATGAAATAGCAGAAGTCGTGGTTACCGCGCTGGGTATTTCACGTGAAAAGAAAGCCTTAGGCTACGCTGTACAGGAAGTTAAAGGTGTCGAGCTGCAAACTCGTCCTACCAATGCTTTAAGTGCCCTTTCTGGGAAGGTGGCGGGGATGCAAGTAACAACTTCCGGGGGCAATATGGGGGGATCGTCCCGTGTTACGCTTCGTGGTATAAACTCCATTTCAGGGAACAACCAACCGCTGTATATTGTTGATGGCACGCCGCTCGACGACCGGGATCTTAATTCATCGGCTACAATTAACGGAAGTGCCGGAAAAGATGTTGGAAATCTGATACAGGATATCAACCCGGACGATATCGAAAATATCTCGGTATTGAAAGGCCCTGTTTCCGCTGCTTTATATGGCTCTAGAGCCGCCAATGGTGTGATAATGATCACGACCAAGAAAGCAAAGGTGGGCGAGCAAACTTCAATCTCACTAAATACGGGGTTGGATTTCGAGCAAATCGTTCGTTTGCCAAAAAGACAGAAGCTCTATGGACAGGGATATTCGACGGAATTTCAAACGGTTAATATCAGTGGTGCAGACTATAAGATTGTAGACTACGCGTCAGATGAAAGTTGGGGGCCACGCCTTGATGGTACCAACGTCTTACAATGGTACAGCCTAAACCCCGAGGACGCGTCAACCTATTTGCAGACTACACCTTGGCTGTATCCCAAGCATGATGTTAACTATTTTTTTAGGACAGGGCTAGCCAATACCAATAATCTAGCTATCGCTGGGAGTGGAGAAAATACCACCTACCGTTTGTCTTATACAAATAAAAACGTGCGGGGTACTACACCCAATTCGACCTTAGGACGTAATAGCTTGAATTTCTCGGGAAGCACACAATTGGGTAAGCTGCGCGTGAGTTCGGTGCTAAATTATGTTAGGAACGAATCTTTAGGCAAGCCTTGGGCAGGAGCCTCCAATAGGAATATTATGTTGGAAGCTTTTCAGTGGGGCGCGGTTCAGGTAGATTATAAGTTATTGGAGAACTACAAACGGGCAGATGGTACGCCGTTGGCTTGGAACCGTACAGGCTGGCAAAATACCCCTGCGGCGGAGGCCACACGCTTCATCGATAACCCTTACTGGTCGGCCTATGAAAGCTACATGGAGGAACAACGGGACCGCGTGTACGGAAATGTAGGTTTGGATTATCAAGCGACAAACTGGTTAAATCTGCAGGCAAAGGTACACGGCGATGTCTATAGCTTTAGATCAGAGGATCGCATAGCCATGTATTCAAGAAGTACCTCGCAGTATGAGGAAGCTGGAAATAACCTGAACGAATACAACTATGAGTTTATTGCAACAGCGAAGAAACAGTGGAATGACTTTTCGCTAAATGCACTGGCAGGAGGAAATGTACGGGATATGCAGCGAAAGGTTGATTATGCGGTTACCCAAGGCGGTTTGATTATACCCAACTACTACAATTTGAAAAATGCCTCATCGGTGTTGATCGAAAACTACACCTACAAACGGCGCATAGCTTCGCTTTTCGGTAGCGCTTCACTGGGCTATAGAGATATGTTGTTCTTGGACGCGACGGTTCGGAACGATTGGTCGTCTACGCTACCGAGTAATAACTACTCGTATTTTTATCCTTCGGTATCGGGAAGCTTTGTCTTTAGTCAACTCGACGCGCTACGGAAGTTAGATTGGTTGTCTTTTGCCAAAGTGCGGGCCGGCGTATCTTGGGTAGGTAATGATACCGATCCCTACATGTTGTTGAAGGTGTATAACGCAGAACAAGCTTTTGCTGGTGTGCCTTCTTACAGCTTGCCAGCCGTGTTGAACAACGTTAACCTTAAACCGGAGATTACGAATTCATGGGAGGCAGGCCTGAATATGCAGTTTTTTAGGAATCGTCTAGGCTTTGATGTGACTTACTATAATAATACCACCCGTGATCAAATCTTGCCTGTTCCGGTATCGTCTGCCTTTGGCTATGAGTCTAAGGTGCTTAACGCTGGTCGTGTAGAAAACAAGGGTTTGGAAATTGTTTTAAACGCAACACCAGTCCGCAACGAAAATTTTCAATGGAATACCAACATAAACTGGGCGCGCAATGTGAACAAGGTCGTGAAACTGGATGATCTCGTGAATACCTTGACCTTGAGCAACACTTTAGTGAATCTGGTGGCCCGTGAAGGCGAGTCGTATGGACAGTTTTTGGGCTATGATTTTGTTTACGCGAATGATGGGCAACGAGTGGTTCAGGCAGATGGAACTTATATGCGTACTTCGCAACTCGTTCCGCTAGGCTCTGTTTTACCTAAATTTATTTTTGGTTTCCAGAACAGTTTCAGCTACAAGAATTTTAACCTCGGGTTTTTGATCGATGGCCGCGTGGGAGGGAAGTTCTTCTCTCAAACCTATAAGGTGGGGATGTATGCGGGGATATTAGACAAAACGGCTGCCAATGACGTTCGTGAAACTGGAGTAGTGCTTGATGGGGTGAAGGCCGATGTTACTTTTAACCCCGATGGTACCTACGATGTGAGCAATGCGGTGGAAAATGATACCCGTATCACGGCACAGCAATGGGCTAGAAACGAATATAACGGCCCGACAACATTTTCTATTTTCGACGCGACATTTGTGAAATTAAGGGAAGTAACCTTTGGTTACACTATCCCGTTGAAGGATAACAAATTAGTTAAGAATCTAGGCGTATCGGTTTATGGGAGGAATCTATGGAATATCTATACCGAAAGTAAATATATAGATCCGGAATTCACATCAAGTGGAGGAAATGTGCAAGGTATAGAGGGAGGAAATATTCCTGTTCCTGTTACCTATGGGTTCAATGTAAACGTTAAATTCTAA
- a CDS encoding AI-2E family transporter, producing MHTRRTNIYQTLAIVIFVGVLLYFARSVLAPLAISSILAMLFVSPSNNLEKKSIPRWATALFAVAILLLAATGLFFLFSWQLQSFSDNLDAIKDNVMNVLSGIQQWVESSFGLDRAQQKAIAQEEMKAGQQTVGLTTTFASGFLSIAVDTVLVIVYTYLLLFYRARIKNFILKLTKDSSRMETQDIISSSTKVAAKYVSGLAKMIVVLWVLYGIGFSSIGVENALFFAILCGLLELIPFVGNLTGTGVTILGVIAQGGKTEMILLVIGIYAVVQFAQTYILEPLIVGNEVNINPLFTIIGLVVAEAIWGISGMVLAIPVIGICKIICDRVDLLKPYGYLIGTEKKRKVAFKKRKSD from the coding sequence ATGCACACACGCCGAACAAACATTTATCAAACGTTAGCCATCGTCATTTTCGTTGGTGTGCTACTATATTTTGCACGCAGTGTTCTCGCTCCCCTCGCCATTTCGAGTATTCTCGCGATGTTGTTTGTATCGCCAAGTAACAATCTGGAGAAAAAGAGCATACCCAGATGGGCGACAGCGCTTTTTGCTGTTGCCATTTTACTGTTGGCGGCCACGGGTTTGTTTTTCTTGTTCAGTTGGCAATTGCAGAGCTTTTCGGACAACCTAGATGCCATCAAAGATAATGTCATGAATGTATTGTCTGGCATACAGCAGTGGGTAGAATCTAGCTTTGGACTCGACAGGGCACAACAAAAAGCCATCGCCCAAGAAGAAATGAAAGCTGGCCAGCAGACAGTGGGACTTACCACGACCTTCGCATCAGGGTTTCTAAGTATTGCAGTAGATACTGTGCTTGTCATAGTCTACACCTATCTACTCCTATTTTATCGCGCGCGCATCAAAAATTTCATCTTAAAACTTACCAAGGATAGCAGTAGGATGGAAACGCAGGACATTATATCGTCTTCGACCAAGGTTGCCGCAAAATATGTCAGTGGACTAGCGAAGATGATTGTTGTACTTTGGGTACTATACGGCATTGGTTTCAGCAGCATCGGCGTAGAGAATGCGTTGTTCTTTGCAATACTTTGTGGATTGCTTGAGCTGATTCCATTCGTGGGCAACCTCACCGGTACAGGTGTTACCATTTTGGGCGTTATTGCACAGGGAGGAAAAACGGAAATGATCCTTTTGGTCATCGGTATTTATGCGGTCGTGCAATTTGCTCAGACCTATATCTTGGAACCGCTCATTGTCGGCAATGAGGTCAATATAAATCCACTTTTCACCATCATCGGACTGGTGGTCGCCGAAGCTATATGGGGAATTTCAGGCATGGTGCTCGCGATTCCCGTGATCGGGATATGCAAAATAATCTGCGATCGGGTCGACTTGCTGAAACCCTACGGCTATCTCATTGGAACAGAGAAGAAGCGGAAGGTTGCTTTTAAGAAACGTAAATCCGACTGA
- a CDS encoding sensor histidine kinase, with protein sequence MGFLQNRDRYPLKYWVKRSAIFSLCIVSILVIDSLYKDQGRFWLNTGIAFAGLFGVIICNLILHVHFDVKDPIKSPIKVKVFGYFLTFGICLMMLTFSAKLGMLTHEECRIIQGSPINFFLLCGFRAAILDFIVLLWLYFLMNDYFKNQLELERSKLDKLKERAVNQMLRQQVQPHFLFNALSSLKSLIKKDSMMAESYLLQLSDYLRGSFMTSDDGLATVKQELKLCEDYLSMQKIRFKEAIQYKICVSEETFKAHLPIFSLQPLVDNALKHNHYTIESPLHIDITQEDGWIIVRNNVCARKIATEDNNNYGLNNLKERFSYYLRDSVIIRDQGLCFEVHVKIIHT encoded by the coding sequence ATGGGGTTCCTTCAAAATAGAGATCGCTATCCGTTGAAATACTGGGTAAAAAGAAGTGCCATCTTTTCGCTATGTATCGTTTCCATTCTAGTGATCGATTCATTGTACAAAGATCAAGGCCGTTTCTGGCTCAACACCGGAATTGCCTTCGCTGGCCTTTTCGGTGTCATTATTTGCAATCTTATTTTGCATGTACATTTCGATGTCAAGGATCCTATAAAATCGCCAATCAAAGTCAAGGTTTTTGGTTATTTTCTAACCTTCGGCATCTGTCTAATGATGTTGACCTTCTCCGCGAAGTTGGGTATGTTGACACATGAAGAATGTCGTATCATACAGGGATCACCAATCAACTTCTTTTTATTGTGCGGCTTTCGTGCTGCCATCCTAGATTTTATCGTGCTGCTATGGCTGTATTTCCTGATGAACGATTATTTTAAAAATCAGCTGGAGCTCGAGCGATCAAAACTTGACAAGCTAAAGGAGCGGGCTGTCAACCAAATGCTTCGCCAACAGGTGCAGCCACATTTTCTTTTTAATGCGCTTTCCAGCTTGAAGTCGCTGATCAAGAAGGACAGTATGATGGCAGAGTCTTACCTCCTACAGCTCTCCGATTATCTACGCGGTAGTTTTATGACTTCTGACGATGGGCTAGCGACCGTAAAGCAGGAATTGAAACTCTGTGAAGACTACCTATCGATGCAAAAGATTCGGTTCAAAGAAGCCATCCAATATAAAATTTGCGTATCGGAAGAAACATTTAAAGCCCATCTGCCAATCTTCTCCTTACAACCGCTGGTGGACAATGCACTGAAACACAACCACTATACTATTGAAAGTCCTTTGCATATTGACATCACCCAAGAGGATGGTTGGATTATTGTGCGTAACAATGTATGCGCACGAAAAATCGCAACCGAGGATAACAATAACTATGGTCTAAACAACCTGAAAGAACGCTTTAGTTACTATCTCAGGGATAGTGTTATCATCCGTGATCAAGGGCTCTGTTTCGAAGTACATGTTAAAATTATCCATACATGA